One segment of Salvelinus fontinalis isolate EN_2023a chromosome 12, ASM2944872v1, whole genome shotgun sequence DNA contains the following:
- the gdpgp1 gene encoding GDP-D-glucose phosphorylase 1, protein MENGKSPTRFVYCNRDFASHVCWSGCGDRTASMSKFDTTIQAGWTDRMDRGLFRYHLGDLETRILPGPARYVAQLNIQRGIERRQPQEILSIKQNFDTKQFNFNKIKPEEVIFEMSKQIEPTSHPKGGGSCKEYGHPCDELCRIMVIVNVSPLEFGHCLLVPEPTQCSPQVLTPAAIQIGIESVLLSSDPGFRVGFNSLGAFASVNHLHLHGYYMNQELNLETASTQPLVPEKGFYRLRDFPIGFMFYAEMDDLEKVVRAISQVTDSLVEGNKAHNLFFTRGCPPGKSDVRARRGVRIVVWPRRSCFGAKDESAFNVALCELAGHLPFKNRHDFEHSTEKDVMAIIQRYLLPDQQFLQLEQQLTAHLQKDI, encoded by the coding sequence ATGGAGAACGGCAAATCGCCAACACGTTTCGTCTACTGTAACCGAGATTTTGCAAGCCATGTTTGCTGGTCTGGATGTGGTGACCGAACTGCCTCGATGTCTAAATTTGACACGACAATTCAAGCCGGCTGGACTGACAGGATGGACAGAGGGCTGTTCCGTTATCACCTGGGCGACTTGGAGACAAGAATTTTACCTGGGCCGGCTCGGTATGTGGCCCAACTGAATATtcaaagagggatagagagaagacagCCTCAGGAAATATTAAGCATCAAACAAAACTTTGACACCAAGCAGTTCAACTTCAACAAAATCAAACCAGAGGAAGTCATTTTTGAGATGAGTAAGCAAATTGAGCCTACGTCGCACCCCAAAGGTGGGGGCTCCTGTAAAGAATATGGACACCCATGTGATGAACTCTGTAGAATTATGGTGATTGTCAATGTTAGCCCATTGGAATTTGGTCACTGTTTATTAGTTCCAGAGCCCACCCAGTGTTCGCCACAGGTTCTGACCCCCGCTGCCATCCAAATCGGAATCGAATCTGTGCTCCTGAGTTCTGACCCGGGCTTCCGGGTGGGATTCAATAGTCTTGGTGCGTTTGCATCTGTCAATCATCTCCACCTTCATGGATACTACATGAACCAGGAGCTAAACTTAGAAACTGCTTCAACCCAACCCTTAGTGCCGGAAAAGGGATTTTACCGTCTGAGAGACTTCCCCATCGGCTTTATGTTCTACGCTGAAATGGATGACCTTGAGAAAGTTGTCCGTGCCATTAGTCAGGTCACAGACTCATTGGTGGAGGGGAACAAGGCACACAACCTGTTTTTCACTCGAGGCTGCCCACCTGGGAAGTCAGATGTGCGCGCCAGGCGTGGTGTGCGCATTGTCGTGTGGCCTAGGAGGTCCTGCTTTGGTGCCAAAGATGAATCTGCCTTCAATGTGGCTCTGTGTGAGCTGGCTGGACATTTACCATTCAAGAACAGACATGACTTTGAACACAGCACTGAAAAAGATGTGATGGCCATCATTCAGAGGTATCTGCTGCCTGACCAACAGTTTCTTCAGTTGGAACAGCAACTTACTGCACATTTACAGAAAGACATTTAA